A single Sulfurimonas crateris DNA region contains:
- a CDS encoding phosphatidate cytidylyltransferase encodes MSIFTASKDRVTTGLALVAGVLVIGFIDSFFLMWLFLGAVYLLAFKEAMNLFEINNSDLIYYAVGIWLLAAIYPYGDDLFVLAGVAYASAVAYNRELTWKNFLPFIYPTAGMLFILTMYMEYGVLSLLWLLVVVAMTDVGAYAVGKSIGKTPFSPTSPNKTMEGVVGGVVVATTAGMFVGLGVVDLGTSFIISFMVAVGSIFGDLFESSLKRSAGVKDSGNILPGHGGMLDRIDGYLFGAIVMLVLLRGLV; translated from the coding sequence ATGAGTATATTTACGGCTTCCAAAGATAGAGTGACTACAGGCTTGGCACTTGTCGCAGGAGTGCTTGTCATAGGTTTTATAGATAGTTTTTTTCTTATGTGGCTCTTTCTTGGAGCGGTATATCTTCTAGCCTTCAAAGAGGCGATGAACCTTTTTGAAATAAACAACAGCGATCTTATCTACTACGCCGTTGGAATATGGCTTCTCGCAGCGATCTACCCTTACGGTGATGACCTGTTTGTCTTGGCCGGTGTCGCTTACGCAAGTGCAGTTGCATACAACAGAGAGCTCACTTGGAAAAATTTCCTCCCATTTATCTACCCGACAGCAGGAATGCTTTTTATACTGACTATGTATATGGAGTATGGAGTTCTATCACTTCTGTGGCTCTTGGTGGTCGTTGCTATGACTGATGTCGGAGCTTATGCGGTCGGCAAAAGCATTGGCAAGACCCCTTTTAGCCCGACATCTCCTAACAAAACTATGGAGGGAGTTGTAGGCGGTGTCGTTGTGGCAACAACGGCGGGTATGTTTGTCGGTCTTGGCGTAGTCGATCTGGGAACCTCTTTTATCATCTCTTTTATGGTGGCTGTTGGCTCCATTTTCGGCGATCTCTTTGAGAGTTCACTCAAGCGCAGTGCAGGTGTAAAGGACAGCGGAAACATCCTACCAGGTCATGGCGGAATGCTTGATCGCATAGACGGCTACCTTTTTGGAGCTATCGTTATGCTCGTACTTCTTCGCGGACTTGTTTAA
- a CDS encoding TonB-dependent receptor plug domain-containing protein produces the protein MKKKILLSLLASTILVAQEIELEQITVTSATKTAQSIEDVTSNVNVITSKEIEEKHYTTVTEALNSISGINFTSNGGLGTTSAVYLRGLDSKRTLVLIDGIRYNDITGLNGAPFGDLMIGDIEQIEIIKGAQSGIWGADATAGVINIITKSAKTGLHGSINAEFGSFNTKKYGLLASYKEDRYYIKAGLQQVDTDGFTAQSPNGDNIDMYEDDGYKNTTSNIKLGFNFDENNKIDMSHTIIYSKTESDPFATPNGIEDSITEDSFSQVNFNHKNSFTELDVYAKLSIFNRDYPQGWTKKFDGEIQEYGIKSNTPYNDDDFVVFGLDYKTFEHKNDLQKKYNNKAVFLTNSNEFTLLGSKTVVSESIRFDDYDKFDDKTTGKLGVKHFCKSVEGLITSANIGSSYNVPTIYNLYDPTYGNENLTPENTMSYDLSVGYKEFKVTYFNSTTKDMIDFDLNTWKYFNATGETKIQGFEIEYNTKLGEDVSLTSNYTWLDAKNSDDEVLSRRPKNTINLALDYYGVKNLHIGINGEYIGERYSNDNESGTRTGKYTVVNLVTNYSLNKNISIYAKIENLFDKYYQVLDGYATAPLSAYAGIKAQF, from the coding sequence ATGAAAAAAAAGATACTTTTATCACTACTGGCTTCAACCATATTAGTTGCTCAGGAAATTGAGCTAGAACAAATCACAGTAACAAGTGCGACAAAAACAGCGCAGTCAATCGAAGACGTCACATCAAACGTAAATGTAATCACAAGCAAAGAGATTGAAGAAAAGCACTACACAACTGTAACGGAGGCGCTAAACAGCATCTCAGGCATTAACTTTACAAGCAACGGCGGTCTTGGAACAACATCCGCTGTTTACCTAAGAGGTCTTGATTCAAAAAGAACCCTAGTTCTAATAGACGGTATCAGATACAATGATATAACCGGTTTAAACGGTGCTCCTTTTGGAGATTTGATGATAGGAGATATCGAACAAATAGAGATCATAAAAGGCGCGCAGTCCGGTATCTGGGGAGCTGATGCAACGGCAGGTGTCATCAACATAATCACAAAAAGTGCAAAAACAGGCTTGCACGGTTCTATCAACGCTGAATTTGGAAGTTTTAATACAAAAAAATATGGTTTACTAGCATCTTATAAAGAAGATAGATACTACATCAAAGCAGGTCTACAACAAGTAGATACAGATGGATTCACAGCACAATCTCCAAATGGCGACAACATTGACATGTACGAAGATGACGGTTACAAAAACACGACTTCAAACATAAAGCTTGGGTTTAATTTTGACGAAAATAACAAAATTGACATGTCGCACACAATAATATACTCCAAGACTGAATCCGACCCTTTTGCAACTCCCAACGGCATTGAAGATTCAATCACGGAGGACAGTTTCAGCCAAGTCAATTTCAACCACAAAAACAGTTTCACCGAGCTTGATGTTTATGCAAAACTTTCAATTTTCAACAGAGACTATCCCCAAGGTTGGACAAAAAAGTTTGACGGAGAGATTCAGGAATACGGCATAAAGTCTAACACGCCCTACAATGATGACGACTTTGTCGTCTTTGGTCTTGATTACAAAACATTTGAGCATAAGAACGACTTACAAAAAAAGTATAACAACAAGGCTGTTTTTCTTACAAACTCCAATGAGTTCACCCTTTTAGGCTCAAAAACAGTTGTCAGTGAATCTATACGCTTTGACGATTATGACAAATTTGATGACAAGACAACAGGCAAGCTCGGCGTAAAACATTTTTGCAAGAGTGTTGAGGGGTTAATAACAAGTGCAAACATAGGTTCGTCTTACAATGTACCCACAATATATAATCTTTATGATCCGACTTACGGAAACGAAAACCTGACGCCTGAAAATACGATGAGTTATGATTTGAGTGTTGGATATAAGGAGTTCAAAGTTACCTATTTTAACTCAACAACAAAAGATATGATTGATTTTGATTTAAATACCTGGAAATATTTTAATGCTACAGGAGAGACCAAAATCCAAGGTTTTGAAATAGAGTATAATACTAAACTTGGCGAAGATGTCTCACTTACATCAAACTATACTTGGCTCGATGCCAAAAACAGCGATGATGAAGTGCTCAGCAGAAGACCGAAAAATACTATTAATCTTGCATTAGATTATTATGGTGTAAAAAATCTGCATATAGGAATAAACGGCGAGTATATCGGTGAGCGATACTCAAACGATAACGAAAGCGGCACACGGACTGGAAAGTACACTGTTGTAAACCTTGTGACGAACTATAGCCTCAATAAAAACATCTCTATATATGCTAAAATAGAGAACCTGTTTGACAAATATTACCAAGTATTGGATGGTTACGCGACTGCTCCTCTGAGTGCATACGCAGGGATTAAGGCTCAATTTTAA
- the dxr gene encoding 1-deoxy-D-xylulose-5-phosphate reductoisomerase, with the protein MILLGSTGSIGVNTLEVAKKFSIEVEVLVAGNNISLLNTQIKEHNPKTVVIANRDDLHKVEHKNVFCGEEAILRAIEESSSELVVNALVGFLGLRPTLTALKCNKRVALANKESLVACGAFIDTSKIQPIDSEHFGLWYLMQERPVDKMIITASGGAFRDWEIERLKNATLADTQKHPNWSMGQKITIDSATMMNKMFELLEARWLFGEGRYDAIIETKSLIHALIDFKDGSTTAHFANANMQLPIAFALNTTMQENILPHVDLLKVGSLEFREITTDRYPLWQIKDELLKNPARGVVVNAANEAAIEKFIAREIGFMDIAKTVIRAYEKFDTAPKSVDDVFGLDEEVRSFIR; encoded by the coding sequence TTGATACTACTAGGCTCCACAGGCTCGATCGGCGTAAACACTTTAGAGGTGGCAAAAAAGTTCTCAATAGAGGTTGAGGTACTCGTCGCGGGCAATAATATCTCTCTTTTAAACACCCAGATAAAAGAGCACAATCCAAAAACAGTCGTTATTGCAAACAGAGATGATCTGCATAAAGTAGAGCATAAAAACGTTTTCTGTGGAGAAGAGGCGATTTTAAGAGCGATAGAGGAGTCAAGCAGTGAGCTTGTAGTAAATGCGCTTGTCGGCTTTTTAGGACTTCGCCCCACACTTACAGCGCTTAAATGCAACAAAAGAGTCGCTCTTGCAAATAAAGAATCACTCGTTGCGTGCGGAGCATTTATAGACACTTCAAAGATTCAGCCCATAGACAGCGAACATTTCGGTCTTTGGTACCTGATGCAAGAGCGTCCTGTTGATAAGATGATTATCACGGCAAGCGGCGGAGCATTTCGCGACTGGGAGATAGAGAGGCTTAAAAATGCAACTTTGGCAGACACTCAAAAACACCCAAACTGGTCGATGGGGCAAAAGATAACCATAGACAGTGCGACCATGATGAACAAGATGTTTGAACTCTTAGAGGCAAGATGGCTATTTGGTGAGGGCAGATACGACGCTATTATAGAGACAAAATCGCTCATCCACGCGCTAATCGACTTTAAAGACGGCTCAACAACTGCACACTTCGCCAATGCAAATATGCAGCTCCCGATCGCTTTTGCACTAAATACCACGATGCAGGAGAATATCCTCCCGCATGTAGACCTGCTAAAAGTGGGCTCTTTGGAGTTTCGTGAGATAACCACGGACAGATACCCTCTATGGCAGATAAAAGATGAACTGCTTAAAAATCCTGCAAGAGGCGTTGTCGTAAATGCGGCAAACGAGGCGGCAATAGAGAAGTTTATCGCCCGTGAGATAGGTTTTATGGATATAGCAAAAACTGTTATAAGAGCATATGAGAAGTTTGACACAGCACCCAAAAGCGTTGATGATGTGTTTGGGCTTGATGAAGAAGTGAGAAGCTTTATAAGATAA
- a CDS encoding NFACT family protein: MKLSHLKQITQYLKKFSKISAIYRVSDTIIKVVFDRDDELYFEMQRSNSRIFKCASYARSKVYNAPFDVLLSKRFNRANIINVELYGGDKIVRFKTSVASAYKEEMTYLQFEFTGKYTNVIILDENETVLEALRHVDLFSSFREVRVGQKLLDVPQAPFEAKEYPIDDVEQFLYDEYAKEMDDRLSSLKKQKLSLLNKKLKKLEKLYEKLDDEELLKEEAGKLSHFGNLLLANMHNIKPYQRVIELDDYDGQKVKIELHKEFSSVARMADSLFTRSKKAKQRASHLHIERESLLSKIEHIKLFIHTVQEAKDVAKIQLLFPKNVQAKKVKTNEAIETFWIEGYKVSLGKSEKGNIELLQKARAKDIWLHMKERPSAHAIITTDKQNVPMSVIESAARLCVDFTMFQKDRYLVDYTPRREVTIQNGANVLYNKYKTIEVDTR, from the coding sequence ATGAAACTTTCACACTTAAAACAGATAACCCAGTACTTAAAAAAATTCTCTAAGATCTCCGCTATTTACAGAGTTAGTGACACCATTATAAAAGTAGTTTTCGACAGAGACGACGAACTATACTTTGAGATGCAGCGCTCAAACTCCAGAATATTCAAATGCGCATCTTATGCCCGCTCAAAAGTCTACAACGCTCCTTTTGACGTACTTCTATCAAAACGCTTTAACCGTGCCAATATAATAAACGTCGAGCTTTACGGCGGCGATAAGATAGTCAGGTTTAAAACCTCTGTAGCTTCTGCTTACAAAGAGGAGATGACATATCTGCAGTTTGAATTTACGGGAAAATATACAAACGTTATTATCCTTGATGAGAACGAAACAGTTCTAGAGGCACTCCGCCATGTTGATCTCTTCTCTTCGTTTCGCGAGGTAAGAGTAGGACAGAAGCTCTTAGATGTTCCACAAGCTCCATTTGAGGCAAAAGAGTACCCAATAGACGATGTTGAGCAGTTTTTATATGATGAGTACGCAAAAGAGATGGATGACAGACTCTCATCTTTAAAGAAACAAAAGCTCTCGCTTCTAAATAAAAAACTAAAGAAGCTAGAGAAACTTTACGAAAAGCTTGACGATGAGGAGCTGCTTAAAGAGGAGGCGGGGAAGCTTAGCCACTTCGGAAATCTGCTGTTGGCAAATATGCACAACATTAAGCCCTACCAGAGAGTTATAGAGCTGGATGATTATGATGGGCAAAAGGTCAAGATCGAGCTTCATAAAGAGTTCTCTTCCGTTGCAAGAATGGCTGATTCCCTCTTTACAAGAAGTAAAAAAGCGAAGCAGAGAGCCTCTCATCTGCATATTGAAAGAGAGTCTCTGCTCTCAAAAATAGAGCATATAAAGCTCTTCATCCATACGGTGCAAGAGGCAAAAGATGTTGCAAAAATCCAGCTTCTCTTTCCAAAGAACGTTCAGGCTAAAAAGGTCAAGACAAACGAGGCAATTGAGACTTTTTGGATAGAGGGTTACAAAGTGAGTCTTGGAAAGAGTGAGAAGGGAAATATTGAACTGCTTCAAAAGGCACGCGCCAAGGATATCTGGCTTCATATGAAAGAGCGCCCATCAGCCCATGCCATAATCACGACAGATAAACAAAACGTACCGATGTCGGTCATCGAGAGCGCGGCAAGACTCTGTGTAGATTTTACGATGTTTCAAAAAGACAGGTATTTGGTCGATTATACCCCACGAAGAGAAGTAACCATTCAAAACGGTGCAAATGTGTTGTATAATAAGTACAAAACCATAGAGGTAGATACTCGCTAA
- a CDS encoding sensor domain-containing protein — protein MQNNHLRCRKNAFQISFIYFISALLWIVISDYAVGLVIENSDKIVLVEIYKGIFFVSATTIILYFLTYRFFRTMQSQYDANLEHIAKHKKAKESLIDSKSELSKYDTLLNTIVNSSPDAIYAKDLDGKYILFNEAAAKMVHADVQDVLGKSDEEIFDVEDAIKVKIADRATMRSAEISTTEHTLTMKDGSLKTVLATKGALVDEKNNIFGIFGISRDITNQKEHEHFLEESREKFYNLSHIDKVTKLPNRLHISEVLVEKCSQKVPFCLILLDLDEFKIVNDSYGHRFGDKLLYEISKVLVEVFDSSAFIARMGGDEFAIALNQSDKKEIEALMQKLHHKFDSPFTIDMIDIYITASSGISIYPDDVKSMEEMYQAADTAMYNAKRLGKNSFSFYSSKLKKEAVEYTQMVTSLKQAIKNSELELYFQPQNEAESGKIVGVEALLRWKHKDKMISPDVFIPLAERSGLIVEIGDFVLRSAFKTVKKWHEMGILWGRVAINMSARQLTHLNLINTLKNMLKESGCEASWIELEITESSVLENPELVISLLEELRGIGFYISMDDFGTGYSSLSYLKNLPINKLKIDRSFIMNIRDEPKNQIIVKTVIFLAKELGIHILAEGVETEEERSFLLLNKIDSIQGYYYAKPMPMKDMEKLLQE, from the coding sequence GTGCAAAACAACCATTTGAGATGTCGTAAAAATGCATTTCAGATCTCTTTTATATATTTTATTTCTGCACTGCTTTGGATAGTTATATCGGACTATGCTGTGGGACTTGTAATTGAAAATTCGGATAAAATTGTATTGGTAGAGATATATAAAGGGATCTTTTTTGTTTCGGCAACAACAATAATCTTGTACTTTTTGACCTACAGATTTTTTCGCACCATGCAGTCCCAGTACGACGCAAATTTAGAACATATTGCAAAACACAAAAAAGCTAAAGAGAGTTTAATAGACTCTAAAAGCGAACTCTCTAAGTATGATACTCTATTAAATACCATAGTAAACAGCTCTCCAGATGCCATATACGCAAAAGATCTTGATGGAAAATATATTCTTTTTAACGAAGCCGCTGCAAAGATGGTGCATGCTGATGTTCAAGACGTACTCGGAAAGAGCGACGAAGAGATATTTGATGTAGAAGATGCAATAAAAGTTAAGATAGCAGACAGAGCTACTATGAGGAGCGCTGAAATATCCACGACAGAGCACACGCTTACGATGAAAGACGGCTCTTTAAAGACAGTTTTGGCGACCAAAGGGGCTTTAGTAGATGAGAAAAACAATATATTTGGAATTTTTGGAATATCAAGAGATATAACAAACCAAAAAGAGCATGAACACTTTTTAGAGGAGTCAAGAGAGAAGTTTTATAATCTCTCTCATATAGACAAGGTCACAAAACTGCCAAACAGGCTCCATATCAGTGAAGTTCTAGTTGAGAAGTGCTCTCAAAAAGTTCCATTCTGTCTTATTCTTCTCGACCTTGACGAGTTTAAAATAGTAAATGACTCATACGGTCACCGTTTCGGGGATAAACTGCTTTATGAAATATCCAAAGTGCTTGTAGAGGTCTTTGATTCTAGCGCTTTTATAGCACGTATGGGCGGAGATGAATTCGCAATAGCTCTAAACCAAAGCGATAAAAAAGAGATAGAAGCTCTGATGCAGAAACTGCACCACAAATTTGACAGCCCTTTTACGATAGATATGATAGATATTTATATCACTGCAAGTTCGGGAATCTCCATATACCCTGATGATGTAAAGAGCATGGAGGAGATGTATCAGGCAGCCGATACGGCAATGTACAACGCTAAAAGATTGGGCAAAAACAGTTTTAGTTTTTATAGCTCAAAATTAAAAAAAGAAGCGGTAGAGTATACGCAGATGGTGACAAGCCTGAAGCAGGCTATTAAAAACAGTGAGCTTGAGCTCTATTTTCAGCCTCAAAATGAAGCAGAGAGCGGAAAGATCGTCGGCGTTGAGGCACTTCTGAGATGGAAGCACAAAGATAAGATGATCTCGCCTGATGTCTTTATACCGCTAGCAGAGAGAAGCGGACTGATAGTCGAGATCGGGGATTTTGTACTAAGAAGCGCTTTTAAAACTGTGAAAAAGTGGCATGAGATGGGAATACTTTGGGGAAGGGTGGCTATAAATATGTCGGCACGCCAACTTACTCATCTTAACCTTATAAATACACTCAAAAATATGCTTAAAGAGAGCGGATGCGAAGCATCTTGGATAGAACTTGAGATCACCGAGAGCTCCGTTTTGGAAAATCCGGAACTAGTTATAAGTCTGCTAGAAGAGTTACGAGGAATAGGATTTTACATCTCGATGGATGATTTTGGTACAGGCTACTCCTCGCTCTCATATCTAAAAAATCTACCAATAAACAAACTGAAAATCGACAGATCTTTTATTATGAACATAAGAGATGAGCCTAAAAATCAGATAATCGTAAAGACGGTTATATTTTTGGCAAAAGAGCTCGGCATACATATACTCGCAGAGGGTGTGGAGACTGAGGAGGAGCGCAGCTTTTTGCTGCTTAACAAAATAGACTCCATCCAAGGTTACTACTACGCAAAACCGATGCCGATGAAAGATATGGAGAAATTGTTGCAAGAATAG